In Holophagales bacterium, one DNA window encodes the following:
- the tatA gene encoding twin-arginine translocase TatA/TatE family subunit translates to MLGSIGLPELLFIMVLALLIFGPKRLPEIGKTLGKGLSEFRRATNDLKRTIDTEILSVDDDRRLPSSIPPVSPRRPLATETTVAAEPSVPTASTSPEPAAAPPAAPVESEASDAAPEAVVPPETPPA, encoded by the coding sequence ATGCTCGGATCGATCGGACTACCAGAGCTGCTCTTCATCATGGTCCTCGCCCTCTTGATCTTCGGGCCCAAGCGGTTGCCGGAGATCGGGAAGACGCTGGGCAAGGGACTGTCCGAGTTTCGGCGGGCGACCAACGACCTCAAGCGGACGATCGACACCGAGATCCTCTCCGTGGACGACGACCGGCGGTTGCCGTCCTCGATCCCGCCGGTGTCTCCCCGCCGCCCGCTCGCCACCGAGACGACGGTCGCCGCCGAGCCGTCCGTCCCGACAGCGAGCACGTCGCCCGAGCCTGCTGCGGCTCCGCCGGCAGCGCCGGTCGAGTCCGAGGCGAGCGACGCGGCGCCGGAGGCGGTCGTCCCGCCGGAGACGCCGCCGGCGTAG
- the selD gene encoding selenide, water dikinase SelD, translating to MGPGDLSSLLGPLLRANRMDEVIVGPETGDDAGVFRLDDRGLVATADFIMPVCDDPRRFGRVAAANSLSDVWAMGGRPIFALNLCMIPRYVPDEVTAEILAGAADVLRETRTALLGGHSVRDEELKYGLAVVGLADPSRLLTNAGARPGDRLLLTKPLGTGVLVNAFKAEKIDEAGLEPALAGMERLNDVASHFALGHGAHAATDVTGFGLAGHALTLARASGVALQVEHAALPSYPGFAACVADGISTGCTELNARFAGDDLLLRRPLDAAGRELLFDPQTSGGLLIAVPAERAAALLAALLESGHQAAAVGDVVAAERPTLEII from the coding sequence ATCGGTCCGGGGGACCTGTCTTCGCTGCTCGGTCCTCTCCTCCGGGCGAACCGGATGGACGAGGTGATTGTCGGTCCCGAGACCGGCGACGATGCCGGTGTGTTCCGGCTCGACGACCGCGGGCTCGTGGCGACTGCCGACTTCATCATGCCGGTCTGCGACGACCCGCGTCGTTTCGGGCGAGTCGCTGCCGCGAATTCGCTCTCCGACGTCTGGGCGATGGGAGGTCGGCCGATCTTCGCCCTCAACCTCTGCATGATCCCGCGCTACGTCCCCGACGAGGTGACCGCGGAGATCCTTGCCGGTGCAGCCGACGTCCTGCGCGAGACCCGCACCGCGCTGCTCGGCGGCCACTCGGTGCGTGACGAGGAGCTGAAGTACGGTCTGGCGGTCGTCGGACTCGCCGATCCGTCCCGCCTGCTCACGAACGCCGGCGCCCGTCCCGGGGATCGCCTCCTGCTCACCAAGCCGCTCGGCACGGGCGTGCTGGTCAACGCCTTCAAGGCCGAGAAGATCGACGAGGCCGGTCTCGAGCCGGCGCTCGCCGGAATGGAGCGCCTCAACGACGTCGCCTCGCACTTCGCGCTCGGACACGGCGCCCATGCCGCGACCGACGTGACCGGGTTCGGACTCGCGGGCCACGCGCTGACCCTCGCTCGAGCCTCCGGTGTCGCCCTGCAGGTCGAGCACGCCGCCCTGCCGAGCTATCCGGGCTTCGCTGCCTGCGTGGCGGACGGCATCTCGACCGGCTGCACGGAGCTCAACGCCCGATTTGCCGGTGACGATCTCCTCCTCCGCAGGCCACTCGACGCCGCTGGCCGCGAGCTGTTGTTCGACCCGCAGACCTCCGGCGGGTTGTTGATCGCCGTGCCCGCCGAGCGCGCCGCCGCGCTGCTCGCCGCGCTGCTCGAATCCGGGCACCAGGCCGCGGCCGTCGGCGACGTGGTCGCCGCCGAACGTCCGACGCTCGAGATCATCTGA
- the kdsA gene encoding 3-deoxy-8-phosphooctulonate synthase — MTEGFALAPGVAVGGDSFPVIAGPCLAESEELLRAVARELAAISRRLALPIVLKASFDKANRSVAGAARGPGLEPGLAWLATVGRETGLPLLTDVHEPWQCEKAAAVCDVLQIPAFLCRQTDLVEAAARTGRAVNVKKGQFMAPDDMRRICDKVRTAGNERVFVTERGASFGYHNLVVDMRSFALLHRDGIPCVYDVTHSLQLPGAAADGSGGQREFAEPLALAAVAAGADGLFLEVHPDPAQALSDRETQLRPERAERLLAAALAVRRTVRAAGGPG; from the coding sequence ATGACCGAGGGCTTCGCGCTCGCGCCAGGCGTCGCGGTCGGCGGCGACAGCTTTCCGGTGATCGCCGGACCCTGCCTGGCGGAGAGCGAAGAGCTGCTCCGCGCCGTCGCGCGCGAGCTGGCAGCGATCTCGCGGCGACTCGCCCTGCCGATCGTGCTCAAGGCCTCCTTCGACAAGGCGAACCGCAGCGTTGCCGGCGCCGCTCGCGGTCCCGGGCTCGAACCGGGCCTCGCCTGGCTCGCCACCGTCGGCCGCGAGACCGGTCTGCCCTTGCTCACCGACGTGCACGAGCCCTGGCAGTGCGAGAAGGCGGCGGCGGTCTGCGACGTCTTGCAGATCCCCGCCTTCCTCTGCCGCCAGACCGACCTCGTCGAGGCGGCGGCCCGCACCGGACGGGCGGTCAACGTCAAGAAGGGCCAGTTCATGGCCCCGGACGACATGCGCCGGATCTGCGACAAGGTGCGCACCGCCGGCAACGAACGCGTTTTCGTCACCGAGCGTGGCGCCTCGTTCGGCTACCACAACCTGGTCGTCGACATGCGCTCCTTCGCCCTGCTGCATCGCGACGGCATCCCCTGCGTCTACGACGTGACGCATTCGCTCCAGCTCCCCGGCGCGGCAGCCGACGGCAGCGGCGGTCAGCGCGAGTTCGCCGAACCGCTGGCCCTCGCGGCGGTGGCCGCCGGCGCCGACGGACTCTTCCTCGAGGTCCATCCCGACCCGGCGCAGGCGCTCTCCGACCGCGAAACCCAGCTTCGCCCGGAGCGGGCAGAGCGCCTGCTGGCCGCGGCCCTTGCCGTGCGACGGACGGTGCGAGCCGCGGGAGGTCCGGGGTGA
- the tatC gene encoding twin-arginine translocase subunit TatC, whose translation MTLLEHLEELRRRLVWSLAALAAGVAATLAYSPEIVRFLAAPIYRVMPPGSKLAFLGVTDPFMLYFKVALLAGAFLAFPVILWQVWLFISPGLYPSERRWAGPFIFFGWFFFVAGGAFAYYIAFPFTVEFLLDLGKDFQAVITADRYFSFLMTIVLGLGLMFELPILIVLLAAIGLVTPRFLLRHFRWAVLIIFVVSAIVTPTSDIVNLCLFAVPTIGLYLLGIAGAALVSRAKRKRAEAAAA comes from the coding sequence ATGACCCTGCTCGAACATCTCGAAGAGCTGCGTCGCCGGTTGGTCTGGTCGCTCGCGGCACTGGCGGCCGGGGTGGCGGCGACGCTCGCCTACAGCCCCGAGATCGTCCGCTTCCTGGCCGCGCCGATCTACCGCGTGATGCCGCCGGGAAGCAAGCTCGCCTTCCTCGGGGTCACCGACCCGTTCATGTTGTATTTCAAGGTGGCGCTGCTCGCCGGTGCCTTTCTCGCCTTTCCGGTGATCCTCTGGCAAGTCTGGCTCTTCATCTCGCCCGGCCTCTATCCGAGCGAGCGACGGTGGGCCGGGCCGTTCATCTTCTTCGGCTGGTTCTTCTTCGTGGCGGGCGGGGCGTTCGCCTACTACATCGCCTTTCCCTTCACCGTCGAGTTCCTGCTCGACTTGGGCAAGGACTTCCAGGCGGTGATCACCGCCGATCGCTACTTCAGCTTCCTGATGACGATCGTCCTCGGGCTCGGCCTGATGTTCGAGTTGCCGATCCTCATCGTCCTGCTGGCGGCGATCGGTCTGGTGACACCGCGCTTCCTGTTGCGCCACTTCCGCTGGGCGGTGCTGATCATCTTCGTCGTCTCGGCGATCGTCACGCCGACCTCCGACATCGTGAACCTCTGCCTCTTCGCGGTGCCGACCATCGGGCTCTACCTGCTGGGCATCGCCGGTGCGGCGCTCGTTTCGCGCGCCAAACGCAAGCGGGCGGAAGCGGCAGCTGCCTGA
- a CDS encoding KpsF/GutQ family sugar-phosphate isomerase produces MSDQRSSRAVAEEVLRIEAAAIVGLLPQLDDSFDRAVALLLGARGRVVCTGMGKSGLVLQKVAATLASTGTPSFFLHPAEAIHGDLGMIVEGDVVLAASFSGTTEELLRLVETVQRLGVPLVAITGNRESPLARHADAHLAAAIDKEACPLNLAPTASTTATLALGDALAMALMEARGFTPEDFARLHPGGQLGKQLLKVRQLMHAGDDLPSVNLETPMREAIYEMSRKRLGITGVVDAAGRLAGVISDGDLRRLLEQDEALLRKSAGECMHTQPRTIDGDELASAALRKMEEHRITSLFVCAGDGRLEGVVHLHDLWGLELF; encoded by the coding sequence GTGAGCGACCAGCGCTCGTCGCGCGCCGTCGCCGAGGAGGTCCTCCGCATCGAAGCGGCGGCGATCGTCGGCCTGCTGCCGCAGCTCGACGACTCGTTCGACCGGGCGGTGGCACTGCTCCTCGGCGCGCGCGGACGAGTCGTCTGCACGGGGATGGGAAAGAGCGGCCTGGTGCTGCAGAAGGTGGCGGCGACGCTCGCGTCGACCGGCACGCCGTCCTTCTTCCTTCACCCCGCCGAGGCGATCCACGGCGACCTCGGGATGATCGTCGAGGGCGATGTCGTCCTCGCCGCGAGCTTCTCCGGGACCACCGAAGAGTTGTTGCGCCTGGTCGAGACCGTCCAGCGGCTCGGCGTGCCGCTGGTGGCGATCACCGGCAACCGGGAGAGCCCGCTCGCCCGCCATGCCGACGCGCATCTCGCTGCGGCGATCGACAAAGAGGCCTGCCCGCTCAATCTCGCGCCGACCGCCTCGACGACCGCCACGCTCGCCCTCGGCGACGCACTCGCCATGGCGCTCATGGAGGCGCGCGGCTTCACCCCCGAGGATTTCGCCCGCCTCCATCCCGGCGGTCAGCTCGGCAAGCAGCTGCTCAAGGTTCGCCAGCTCATGCACGCCGGCGACGACCTGCCGAGCGTCAACCTCGAGACGCCGATGCGCGAGGCGATCTACGAGATGTCGCGCAAGCGGCTCGGCATCACTGGCGTCGTCGACGCCGCCGGGCGCCTCGCCGGGGTGATCTCCGACGGCGACCTGCGACGACTGCTCGAGCAGGACGAGGCCCTGCTGCGCAAGAGCGCGGGCGAGTGCATGCACACGCAGCCGCGCACCATCGACGGCGACGAGCTCGCGTCGGCTGCGCTGCGCAAGATGGAGGAGCACCGCATCACCTCGCTCTTCGTCTGCGCAGGCGACGGCCGGCTCGAGGGGGTCGTCCACCTGCACGACCTCTGGGGCCTCGAGCTCTTCTAA
- a CDS encoding S41 family peptidase, with translation MRKPWRRAALVLFVVALVGGGLFGNRLLAMSDEVRQRLRLYTELVTVAKSSFGAEVSHRDLAFASIQGMLRPLDPHTNFLTPVAYSSMRERQQGSFYGLGILVGVRNGQLTVISPIEGTPASRLGIRAGDVISTINGEPTEPLSLDEAVQKLKGPKGTQVRIAIVRRGLTEPLEFTVTRAEIPQTTVRYAYMIAPGTGYLSISDFSRSTGGEVTRALAQLRQQGMKRLLLDLRNNGGGLLDQAIEVADQFLPPGAKIVETRGRTRDAFQSWNAGADHPDLGVPLIVLVNTGTASAAEILSGAIQDHDVGLVIGTTTWGKGLVQTVYNLSYGAGIALTTAKYYTPSGRLIQRDYSSYWDYYTRSEEADEATGTSAEHLPKPVAPAEEFSTDLGRKVYGGGGITPDLVVEPTELPEYAQFLLAHNAFFNFAIELQGRRPVPSRDWRPEAALLDEFQRWVVEQKVDSAEDVAHGLADEATRAAALRQLRADVLSSAFGLEAAHAALAEGDAQVQTALRQFDRAAELLARREAIGRPGATSRTASVR, from the coding sequence ATGCGCAAGCCCTGGCGCCGCGCCGCCCTCGTCCTTTTCGTCGTCGCTCTCGTCGGGGGCGGACTGTTCGGCAATCGCCTGCTGGCAATGAGCGACGAGGTCCGGCAGCGGCTGCGCCTCTACACCGAGCTGGTCACGGTCGCCAAGAGCAGCTTCGGCGCCGAGGTGAGCCATCGCGACCTGGCCTTCGCCTCGATCCAGGGGATGCTCCGTCCCCTCGATCCGCACACCAACTTCCTGACTCCGGTCGCCTACTCCTCGATGCGCGAGCGGCAGCAGGGCAGTTTCTACGGGCTCGGCATCCTGGTCGGCGTGCGCAACGGCCAGCTCACCGTGATCTCGCCCATCGAGGGGACCCCGGCGTCCCGGCTCGGCATTCGTGCCGGCGACGTGATCAGCACGATCAACGGCGAGCCGACCGAGCCACTGTCGCTCGACGAGGCGGTCCAGAAGCTCAAGGGACCCAAAGGAACCCAGGTCCGGATCGCCATCGTCCGGCGCGGACTCACCGAGCCGCTCGAGTTCACGGTGACCCGGGCCGAGATCCCCCAGACCACCGTCCGCTACGCCTACATGATCGCTCCGGGGACCGGCTACCTGTCGATCAGCGATTTTTCGCGCTCGACCGGTGGCGAGGTGACGCGCGCTCTCGCGCAGTTGCGCCAGCAGGGAATGAAACGACTGCTGCTCGACCTGCGCAACAACGGCGGCGGGCTGCTCGACCAGGCGATCGAAGTCGCCGATCAGTTCCTGCCGCCGGGGGCCAAGATCGTCGAGACCCGCGGGCGCACCCGCGACGCCTTCCAGAGCTGGAACGCCGGCGCCGACCATCCCGATCTCGGCGTTCCGCTGATCGTCCTCGTCAACACCGGGACGGCGTCCGCCGCCGAGATCCTGTCCGGAGCGATCCAGGACCATGACGTCGGCCTGGTCATCGGCACCACGACCTGGGGCAAGGGGCTCGTGCAGACGGTCTACAACCTCTCGTACGGCGCCGGCATCGCCCTGACCACTGCCAAGTACTACACCCCCTCCGGCCGTCTGATCCAGCGCGATTACAGCTCGTACTGGGACTACTACACACGTTCCGAAGAGGCCGACGAAGCGACCGGGACCTCCGCCGAACACCTGCCGAAGCCGGTAGCACCCGCCGAGGAGTTCAGCACCGACCTCGGTCGCAAGGTGTACGGCGGCGGCGGCATCACGCCCGACCTGGTGGTCGAGCCCACGGAGCTTCCCGAGTACGCCCAGTTCCTGCTGGCGCACAACGCCTTCTTCAATTTCGCCATCGAGCTCCAGGGCAGGCGGCCGGTCCCGTCCCGCGACTGGCGCCCCGAGGCCGCCCTCCTCGACGAGTTCCAGCGCTGGGTCGTCGAGCAGAAGGTGGACTCGGCCGAGGACGTCGCACACGGCCTCGCCGACGAGGCAACGCGCGCCGCGGCGCTCCGCCAACTGCGCGCCGACGTCCTGAGCTCCGCATTCGGGCTCGAGGCAGCGCACGCCGCGCTCGCCGAAGGCGACGCGCAGGTGCAAACCGCCCTGCGTCAGTTCGACCGGGCTGCCGAGCTGCTGGCCCGGCGCGAAGCGATCGGCCGCCCCGGAGCGACGTCCCGCACCGCCTCCGTGCGCTGA
- a CDS encoding lysophospholipid acyltransferase family protein, which produces MATPSRTRHAWRDRLLLRPLAWLLTAFFRDLSWEEAQATGAGLGRLLWHLSRRDRRRALDHLALAFPELDARRRRDIARATFDHLGTTLAECLHLADKESASVLRRVASTGWEAIDEAKRQGRPVLVVTGHCGNWELLAAWLGCRGLPLHVVARRLEDPYLDRLLLSLRARFGSTTIQRGEAGSARALLRAVRGSGGIGMLIDQDTRVDGDWVPFFGRPAFTPLGAADLALRFDAAVVTAFIERQDDGHHQVTIEPTGPLPTDPVVATAALTAAIERQVRRRPEQWVWFHRRWRTKPPASGQLPTASP; this is translated from the coding sequence TTGGCCACTCCGTCTCGGACGCGTCACGCGTGGCGCGACCGCCTGTTGCTCCGCCCGCTCGCCTGGCTGCTGACCGCGTTCTTCCGCGACCTGTCGTGGGAGGAGGCGCAGGCCACCGGCGCCGGCCTGGGGCGCTTGCTCTGGCATCTCTCGCGCCGCGACCGTCGCCGGGCGCTCGATCACCTCGCGCTGGCCTTTCCCGAGCTCGACGCGAGGCGGCGCCGCGACATCGCCCGCGCGACCTTCGATCATCTCGGAACGACCCTCGCCGAGTGCCTTCACCTCGCCGACAAGGAGAGCGCCAGCGTCCTGCGGCGCGTGGCGTCGACCGGTTGGGAAGCGATCGACGAGGCCAAGCGGCAGGGCCGTCCGGTCCTCGTGGTGACCGGCCACTGCGGCAACTGGGAGCTCCTCGCCGCCTGGCTGGGCTGTCGCGGCCTGCCGCTCCATGTCGTCGCCCGGCGGCTCGAGGATCCGTATCTCGATCGCCTGCTGCTCTCCTTGCGCGCTCGCTTCGGCTCGACGACGATCCAACGCGGCGAAGCGGGATCGGCGCGCGCCCTCTTGCGTGCCGTTCGCGGCAGTGGCGGAATCGGCATGTTGATCGACCAGGACACCCGCGTCGACGGCGACTGGGTGCCGTTTTTCGGACGGCCCGCCTTCACCCCCCTCGGCGCGGCCGACCTTGCCCTGCGTTTCGACGCCGCGGTCGTCACCGCCTTCATCGAACGACAGGACGACGGCCACCATCAGGTCACCATCGAGCCGACAGGACCGTTGCCAACCGACCCGGTCGTGGCGACCGCCGCGCTCACGGCGGCGATCGAACGTCAGGTGCGACGCCGTCCCGAGCAGTGGGTCTGGTTCCACCGCCGCTGGCGGACGAAACCGCCGGCGAGCGGTCAGCTCCCCACCGCTTCCCCGTAG
- a CDS encoding HAD hydrolase family protein, which yields MKTGSPGAAEFDIRAVRRAQLIDWLLLDVDGVLTDGRLYYSGSGEALKVFHVRDGLGMQIARRAGVRVGLLSSRRSAALGRRAAELDLDAVMMGRDDKLRSYNSFLTAHATRPERVAYIGDDLPDLPVIHRAGLSFCPADAVPEVRSAVDRVLGSPGGQGAVREAVEWLLRARGSWESLVAQWSGASRGG from the coding sequence ATGAAGACAGGCTCTCCAGGAGCGGCCGAGTTCGACATCCGTGCCGTGCGGCGCGCACAGCTGATCGACTGGCTGTTGCTCGACGTCGACGGGGTCCTGACCGACGGACGGCTCTACTACAGCGGCTCGGGCGAGGCGCTCAAGGTCTTCCACGTGCGCGACGGTCTCGGGATGCAGATCGCCCGGCGAGCCGGCGTCCGCGTGGGTCTGCTCTCCTCGCGCCGCTCGGCGGCTCTCGGTCGGCGGGCCGCCGAGCTCGACCTCGACGCGGTGATGATGGGACGCGACGACAAGCTGCGCTCCTACAACAGCTTCCTGACGGCCCATGCCACGCGCCCCGAGCGCGTCGCCTACATCGGCGACGACCTGCCCGATCTGCCGGTGATCCACCGCGCCGGGCTCTCCTTCTGTCCGGCCGATGCCGTCCCCGAGGTCCGCTCGGCGGTCGACCGGGTGCTCGGTTCGCCGGGGGGACAGGGAGCGGTACGCGAAGCGGTCGAATGGCTGCTGCGCGCTCGCGGCAGCTGGGAGTCGCTCGTCGCCCAGTGGTCCGGCGCTTCGCGCGGCGGGTGA